A stretch of the Arachis stenosperma cultivar V10309 chromosome 6, arast.V10309.gnm1.PFL2, whole genome shotgun sequence genome encodes the following:
- the LOC130936728 gene encoding cysteine-rich and transmembrane domain-containing protein WIH2-like yields MSNYQRLPQESYPPPGYGTPYPAPQGYSPPGYPTAPPQPPSYHAYPPPPPAPPAGYAAYPPQPPPQYQGYQGYFNDSYPPQPQYQCEHHHHHHHNDTGFLQGCLAALCCCCLVEEIF; encoded by the exons atgagCAATTACCAGAGACTTCCCCAAGAATCATACCCTCCCCCTGGGTACGGAACACCTTATCCTGCGCCACAAGGGTACTCACCGCCCGGATACCCTACAGCACCCCCGCAGCCACCGTCGTACCACGCCTACCCTCCGCCTCCACCCGCACCCCCTGCTGGCTACGCGGCGTATCCTCCACAACCGCCCCCACAATACCAAGGGTACCAAGGGTATTTCAATGACAGTTATCCTCCTCAGCCCCAATATCAATGcgagcatcatcatcatcatcaccacaATGATACCGGTTTTCTTCAAGGCTG CTTGGCAGCACTTTGCTGCTGTTGTTTGGTGGAGGAGATTTTTTGA